TATTCCCATAACTGAGGAAAGATATGACCTTTTAATTGCAAAAGAATTTTTAGATTTGGAAATTATTCAAGCACTTCTTGATATTATAAAAAATGATAAAGAATTTAGAAATGCGGTTTTAGCTTTGGGAGGTTATGATATAAGAGACATGGGAAAAGTAATTTATGAAAATTAACTCTTTATTAAATCCTCTAAAGTAATTTCTGAAAAATTTTTAGTTAAAATGGATAGCTTTTGAGAAAAGCTATCTCCTTCAGGAAGCTTAAGCAGTTCTTGAAATTTATTAAGCCCTACTACTTTAGTAATATTTATTTTTTGTAAAGGTTTAACAAAGAAAACTTCTTCATCCCTTACAGCTACAAAACCCTCTTTTTCTAACTCTTGTAAAATGCTTTCTAAAAGAATAGGTGATACATTTAAATATTCTGAAAATTCAAAAATGTTACAGGGTTTTCCTTCTATAAAATTTTTTCCAAGAAGATAAAGAATATATAATTTTAAATAGGGATGAGAAGGGTCTATAGGAATTCTTTTCCAAATTTTTTGCTCTAAAAAAACTACTAACTCAGCACCCAAAAGAAATACTAACCAGTTCACAAATAGCCATACTAAAAATAAAGGAATAGCAGAAAGAGAACCATAAACCTTAGAGTATCCCACTGCATATTTTACATAAAAAGAATAGAGATAAGAAGACAAAGTCCACAAAATAGTTGAAAAAAATGCACCTATTAATGCTTCTTTTTTAGGTACATCCTTAGCTGGGAAATATATATACATTAAAAAGAAAATAAATGCAAGAATTAATAGTATGAAAAAATTGGAAAAATTTCCAAGATAAAAATAAGAATACACAGGCATAAAAAAAATAAAAGGGACTATAGTTATACATACCCAGAAAAAGATTATTCTTTGTATAAAATTTCTTCTTTTCGAACTTTCAAAAATTCTATTTAGGATTTCTTCAATCTGAAAAAGAAGTCCTAATCCCATAATAAAATAACCTATAAGACT
The window above is part of the Thermodesulfobacterium geofontis OPF15 genome. Proteins encoded here:
- a CDS encoding YihY/virulence factor BrkB family protein, giving the protein MNFKNAFLSFKIAIITFLKKLQKDDLLLCAQGLTFNTLLTLVPLLGLVLSISKIFIPQQKFVEQVFINIAQYLTPEATKKVMDTILELVKKLETFPLGKFSLIGYFIMGLGLLFQIEEILNRIFESSKRRNFIQRIIFFWVCITIVPFIFFMPVYSYFYLGNFSNFFILLILAFIFFLMYIYFPAKDVPKKEALIGAFFSTILWTLSSYLYSFYVKYAVGYSKVYGSLSAIPLFLVWLFVNWLVFLLGAELVVFLEQKIWKRIPIDPSHPYLKLYILYLLGKNFIEGKPCNIFEFSEYLNVSPILLESILQELEKEGFVAVRDEEVFFVKPLQKINITKVVGLNKFQELLKLPEGDSFSQKLSILTKNFSEITLEDLIKS